A section of the Oscillospiraceae bacterium genome encodes:
- a CDS encoding MucBP domain-containing protein, with amino-acid sequence MNARRIAWALCVLMALALCLPVGAGAYDLPEPREQYAPTDLNQMGSQAPLIDMRAEEYTDATLGDIMVFQAIDASKNTLRLDDIQPGESFVVTFRYENTAQVAGQPVILTPYLSASSPDEGDRRGVDKFTFRVYTQLFDKAYLDTPGNAEADYFRTSEGAAKRVRELETALPAGVPPIQRRQTELDWVSSLSRDRTVSLNTVQPGDVLYVHYWFYWDGSLNAIAPAQPGGDPIQNVNINPITGRHPNNCDFQDCTHDNHYMGLTCRLEWRLYATRQTVPPPPPSPVGYTLKYQTENGEQLKEDDIVLTAASTLKVGDTWTVQTPIADITKDSDRYEYVGYKKEESSSTPLTDTPTRTLVANEADNVLILVYRLVDDSSSSTTPTRAPSTVTTVAPVIRYQDESGRTIRPDRTLAARSVGAWFEYAFDAAVDAVDGYAFIEYRPYPPRIRLQSGGANIITLVYRVVPEQPGDDVPDDVPPLEPPSVPDGGSGEDVPDTSPPLGPPAKPDVPYTGGFDLTDLFFVGVFLLVLGLLYYRGEKKRRQSETPAP; translated from the coding sequence ATGAATGCGAGAAGGATCGCATGGGCGCTCTGCGTGCTCATGGCATTGGCCCTGTGCCTTCCTGTGGGTGCGGGCGCATATGATCTCCCCGAACCGAGAGAACAGTACGCACCTACAGATCTGAACCAGATGGGCAGCCAGGCGCCGCTCATCGACATGAGGGCGGAGGAGTATACCGACGCCACCCTGGGGGACATCATGGTCTTCCAGGCGATCGACGCCAGCAAAAATACTCTGCGGCTGGACGACATCCAGCCGGGTGAATCTTTTGTGGTCACATTCCGTTACGAAAACACGGCGCAGGTGGCGGGCCAGCCGGTGATCCTGACGCCGTACCTCTCCGCCTCGTCCCCAGACGAGGGAGACCGCCGCGGGGTGGACAAGTTCACCTTCCGGGTCTATACCCAGCTGTTTGACAAGGCCTACCTAGATACGCCGGGGAACGCGGAGGCCGATTACTTCCGGACAAGTGAGGGCGCCGCCAAAAGGGTGCGGGAGCTTGAGACCGCGCTGCCGGCCGGCGTGCCGCCGATCCAGCGGCGGCAGACGGAGCTCGATTGGGTGAGCAGTCTGTCGCGGGACCGCACCGTGTCGCTGAACACGGTGCAGCCGGGGGACGTGCTCTACGTCCACTATTGGTTCTACTGGGACGGTTCCCTCAACGCGATCGCGCCCGCCCAGCCGGGCGGCGATCCGATTCAAAACGTCAACATCAATCCGATCACCGGCCGGCATCCAAACAACTGCGACTTTCAGGACTGCACGCACGACAACCACTACATGGGGCTCACGTGCCGGCTTGAGTGGCGGCTCTACGCAACGAGGCAGACGGTTCCGCCGCCTCCGCCGTCCCCGGTGGGGTACACGCTGAAGTATCAGACGGAGAATGGCGAGCAGCTGAAAGAGGACGATATCGTGCTGACGGCGGCCTCGACACTGAAAGTGGGAGACACCTGGACGGTGCAGACCCCCATAGCGGACATCACGAAAGATTCAGATCGCTACGAGTATGTGGGGTACAAAAAAGAGGAGTCATCTTCTACACCGCTCACGGACACGCCCACCCGTACGCTGGTCGCCAATGAGGCAGACAATGTCTTGATATTGGTCTATCGGCTGGTTGATGACTCCTCGTCGTCGACAACGCCGACAAGGGCGCCGTCGACCGTTACGACCGTCGCGCCCGTCATCCGCTATCAGGACGAATCGGGTCGTACCATCAGGCCGGACAGAACGCTGGCAGCCCGTAGTGTGGGCGCTTGGTTTGAATATGCCTTCGATGCGGCTGTCGACGCCGTCGACGGGTATGCTTTCATCGAATACAGGCCATACCCGCCGCGCATCCGGCTGCAAAGTGGCGGCGCCAACATCATTACGCTGGTCTACCGCGTGGTGCCGGAGCAGCCGGGTGACGACGTGCCCGACGATGTGCCGCCGCTGGAACCGCCGAGCGTGCCCGACGGCGGATCCGGCGAGGACGTCCCCGATACGTCGCCGCCGTTGGGGCCGCCGGCCAAGCCGGATGTGCCCTACACGGGAGGCTTTGACCTCACCGATCTGTTCTTTGTCGGCGTGTTCCTGCTGGTGTTGGGGCTCCTCTATTACCGGGGAGAGAAAAAGCGGAGACAGTCCGAGACCCCCGCGCCGTGA
- a CDS encoding alpha/beta hydrolase produces the protein MDSQPRTSRRALAVFFLMRAINVKYWISRQARFYEKTARPAAAGASSAGAGLRPTSTKMHGLRAVRLDVNGFPLYRLSAGTAGADKAVFFIHGGGFIMPPLLLHWRAARTVARRTGAAVYFVRYPLFPTAGLAQIYDHVTAAFEAARRDFGGRLWAALGDSAGATLVLALAARLAPDVQPAHFIALSPCADLSFTNPDAEARRDLDPLLPWDEMKATAQRMLLPVKLDDVSPLLFSYENLRRSGARLTIFIGGRDILYPDTERLHRRLLAEGLAHDYRYHEDMIHVWPYVSPIPESQADMRRILRLLRGDGAEQPGGGRPHADGGGA, from the coding sequence ATGGACTCACAACCCCGGACGAGCCGACGCGCTCTGGCCGTCTTTTTCCTGATGCGCGCGATAAATGTTAAATATTGGATCTCCAGACAGGCGCGGTTCTACGAGAAGACCGCGCGGCCGGCCGCCGCGGGGGCAAGCTCCGCAGGGGCAGGTTTGAGGCCCACCTCCACCAAGATGCACGGCCTGCGCGCCGTGCGTCTGGACGTGAACGGTTTTCCACTCTACCGCCTGTCCGCCGGGACGGCGGGAGCGGACAAAGCCGTCTTTTTCATCCACGGCGGCGGGTTCATCATGCCCCCGCTCCTGCTGCACTGGCGCGCCGCCAGAACCGTGGCGCGGCGCACGGGCGCCGCCGTCTACTTCGTGCGCTACCCTTTGTTCCCCACGGCCGGCCTCGCGCAGATCTACGACCATGTGACGGCCGCTTTTGAGGCGGCGCGCCGGGATTTCGGCGGCCGGCTGTGGGCCGCTCTGGGCGACAGCGCCGGCGCGACCTTGGTCCTCGCCCTCGCCGCCCGCCTTGCGCCCGACGTCCAGCCGGCACATTTCATCGCCCTGTCGCCCTGCGCGGACCTCTCGTTTACAAACCCGGACGCCGAGGCGCGGCGCGACCTGGACCCTCTCCTGCCGTGGGATGAGATGAAGGCCACGGCGCAGCGGATGCTGCTTCCGGTGAAGCTCGACGACGTCAGCCCCCTGCTTTTCTCCTACGAAAATCTCCGGCGCTCCGGCGCGCGTCTCACGATCTTCATCGGCGGACGGGACATCCTCTACCCCGACACAGAGCGGCTGCACCGCCGCCTCCTGGCGGAGGGTCTCGCGCACGACTACCGATACCATGAAGATATGATCCATGTGTGGCCCTATGTGTCGCCGATCCCGGAGAGCCAGGCGGACATGCGGCGCATCCTCCGGCTGCTCCGCGGCGACGGCGCGGAGCAGCCCGGGGGCGGCAGACCGCACGCAGACGGGGGAGGCGCTTGA
- a CDS encoding Rrf2 family transcriptional regulator: MRISTRGRYGLRFMLVLAAEYEQGVISLREVAERESLPEKYLEQIVSCFIKAGLVDSLRGVRGGYRLARHPGGITVGDVLRLTEKVFPTAACGRADAHCGHLESCVLVGVVEDIRDAVDRVMDRLTLEALLGRFQQCSASLAV; the protein is encoded by the coding sequence ATGCGTATTTCCACACGGGGACGCTACGGCTTGCGCTTCATGTTGGTGCTGGCCGCGGAGTACGAACAGGGTGTTATCTCCCTGCGGGAAGTGGCGGAGCGGGAGTCTCTGCCGGAAAAATATCTGGAACAGATCGTCTCCTGTTTCATCAAGGCTGGATTGGTGGACAGCCTGCGGGGCGTGCGGGGCGGGTACCGTCTGGCCCGGCACCCCGGCGGCATCACGGTGGGTGACGTGCTGCGGCTGACGGAGAAGGTGTTCCCGACGGCGGCCTGCGGCCGGGCGGACGCCCACTGCGGTCATCTGGAGAGCTGCGTGCTCGTCGGGGTCGTTGAGGACATCCGCGACGCCGTCGACCGTGTGATGGACCGCCTCACGCTGGAGGCGCTCCTCGGGCGGTTCCAGCAGTGCTCTGCCTCCCTCGCGGTGTAA
- a CDS encoding indolepyruvate oxidoreductase subunit beta, which produces MNLIITGVGGQGTVLLSRLIGQAALDKGFDIRGSETIGMAQRGGSVVSHVRIGTDIHAPLIPPKGAGLIIAFEPGEAMRTLPFLAADGAMVVFDRPVNAVTAALGGGLYDTAAMHTHLRARVKRLTVVDGDRALAACGGAKAINVALLGVAAAGGLLPFDLADAEQALRARIPARLLAMNLRALDFGAALAAEAQRGHTGANAP; this is translated from the coding sequence CTGAACCTCATCATCACAGGCGTGGGCGGCCAGGGGACCGTGTTGCTGTCCAGGCTGATCGGGCAGGCGGCCCTGGACAAGGGCTTCGACATCCGCGGCAGCGAGACCATCGGCATGGCGCAGCGCGGTGGCAGCGTGGTGAGTCATGTTCGCATCGGCACGGACATCCATGCGCCGCTGATCCCCCCGAAGGGCGCCGGACTCATCATCGCTTTCGAGCCGGGAGAGGCGATGCGCACGCTTCCGTTCCTGGCGGCGGACGGCGCGATGGTGGTCTTCGACCGGCCGGTGAACGCCGTGACCGCTGCGCTGGGCGGCGGCCTCTACGACACGGCGGCCATGCACACACACCTGCGCGCGCGGGTGAAGCGGCTGACGGTTGTGGACGGCGACCGTGCGCTGGCGGCGTGCGGCGGCGCGAAGGCAATCAATGTGGCGCTGCTCGGCGTGGCGGCGGCCGGCGGCCTGCTCCCATTTGACCTCGCAGACGCCGAGCAGGCGCTTCGGGCGCGGATTCCGGCGCGGCTGCTCGCGATGAATCTCCGCGCTCTGGACTTTGGCGCGGCGCTGGCGGCCGAGGCACAGCGAGGACACACAGGCGCAAACGCTCCATAA
- the prmA gene encoding 50S ribosomal protein L11 methyltransferase produces MEWLSVEVDTAHEGVDTVCARLSVLGVETLAIQDEAEFRAFLESDRRSWELVDDALCRRLAGVCRIEFYLPADGAGRRALARVRAGLEALRADAPGAVLGTLAVRVETVCDDDWAESWKQFYKPVPVGRRLLIQPAWEPVSRPEGRAVFLNNPGMSFGTGEHETTFLCLEALERRVRGGERLLDLGCGSGILAICALLLGAAQADAIDIDPHAVQTARENAARNGLAEPRFRAATGDPLAGTAPLAPPYDLVTANIVADVVKALCPLASAWLRVGGLFVVSGVVGARLAEVRAAIQNAGFVSEEAHALRDWHCLTVRKP; encoded by the coding sequence GTGGAGTGGCTGTCGGTGGAAGTCGATACGGCGCACGAGGGTGTGGACACAGTGTGCGCCAGGCTGTCCGTGCTGGGGGTCGAGACCCTCGCGATTCAGGACGAAGCTGAATTTCGCGCTTTTTTGGAGTCGGACCGCCGATCGTGGGAACTGGTGGATGACGCACTGTGCCGCCGCCTGGCGGGCGTCTGCCGCATCGAATTCTACCTGCCGGCGGACGGGGCGGGGCGACGTGCGCTGGCGCGCGTGCGCGCGGGTCTGGAGGCGCTGCGGGCGGACGCGCCCGGGGCGGTCTTGGGCACCTTGGCGGTACGGGTGGAAACCGTGTGCGACGACGACTGGGCCGAGAGCTGGAAACAATTTTATAAACCCGTGCCCGTCGGCCGCCGCCTGCTGATCCAGCCGGCGTGGGAGCCCGTCAGCCGCCCGGAGGGCCGAGCGGTGTTCCTCAATAACCCCGGCATGAGCTTCGGCACGGGCGAACACGAGACCACGTTTTTGTGTCTGGAGGCGTTGGAGCGGCGGGTGCGGGGCGGCGAGCGTCTGTTGGATCTCGGCTGCGGCAGCGGCATTTTGGCCATTTGCGCGCTTCTGCTGGGGGCCGCGCAGGCCGACGCGATTGACATCGACCCCCACGCGGTGCAGACAGCGCGCGAAAACGCCGCGCGCAACGGCTTAGCGGAGCCCCGGTTTCGGGCCGCGACCGGCGACCCGCTGGCGGGGACGGCGCCGCTCGCGCCGCCCTATGACTTGGTGACGGCCAACATCGTGGCGGATGTGGTGAAAGCGCTGTGCCCCCTTGCGTCCGCGTGGCTCCGCGTCGGCGGCCTGTTTGTGGTTTCGGGGGTCGTCGGAGCGCGGCTGGCGGAGGTGCGCGCGGCGATCCAAAACGCCGGCTTTGTCTCGGAGGAGGCGCACGCACTGCGCGACTGGCACTGCCTGACTGTCCGCAAACCCTGA